The proteins below are encoded in one region of Geomonas ferrireducens:
- a CDS encoding GspE/PulE family protein — translation MLKPFKRQRLGDILVERGDLTKDQLAYALDKQQSTKERLGAICLADGLISDTVLGRALAEQFGLEFVDLKGVRPDESLFNVVPPEVMFRYHFVPLEMEGDLLVVAISDPTAVLQLDEMALLLERPLSFRVAADSEITYLLKRGEGTSRVLKEVSEDFMLQLVTETDKGEEILSVENVSADTSPIIKLVNSTILDALTRRASDIHIETAQEGVIIKYRIDGVLYKATDPIDNHFQGPLISRLKVMSELDISERRIPQDGRFKVRIGAKSIDFRVSIMPSAFGEDAVIRILDKESIASDLRGLTLETLGMASHEIKRFRKMIKEPYGMVLVTGPTGSGKTTTLYGALTEIHTGLEKIITIEDPVEYVLSGITQIPVNEKKGLTFARGLRSVLRHDPDKIMVGEIRDSETAQIAVQSALTGHLVFTTVHANNVFDVIGRFTHMGIDPYNFVACLNCVMAQRLVRKICPACKNAVVHTDDELRESAIDPERTRGLTLYEARGCDDCNGTGYRGRSAIVELLDLNDEIRELIISKAPAAALKKAAKAAGTMFLRESAVAKVLAGETTLKEINRVTFVE, via the coding sequence ATGCTGAAGCCGTTCAAGAGACAGAGGCTCGGTGACATCCTCGTGGAGCGGGGAGACCTGACCAAGGACCAGTTGGCGTACGCTCTGGACAAGCAGCAGTCCACCAAAGAGCGCTTGGGGGCCATATGCCTTGCCGACGGCCTTATCAGCGACACGGTTCTCGGGCGGGCACTGGCCGAGCAGTTTGGCCTTGAGTTCGTCGATCTCAAGGGGGTTCGCCCGGACGAGTCGCTCTTCAACGTCGTCCCCCCCGAGGTGATGTTCCGCTATCACTTCGTTCCCCTTGAAATGGAGGGCGATCTCCTCGTCGTCGCCATCTCCGATCCGACCGCGGTGCTGCAACTGGACGAGATGGCGCTGCTTCTGGAGCGCCCCTTGAGCTTTCGGGTCGCCGCGGACTCCGAGATCACCTACCTCCTGAAGCGGGGTGAGGGGACGAGCCGTGTCCTGAAGGAAGTCTCCGAGGACTTCATGCTCCAGCTCGTCACCGAGACTGACAAGGGGGAGGAGATCCTCTCCGTCGAGAATGTCTCGGCCGACACGAGCCCCATCATCAAGCTGGTCAACTCCACCATCCTCGATGCGCTCACCCGGCGCGCCTCCGACATCCATATCGAGACCGCCCAGGAAGGGGTGATCATCAAGTACCGCATCGACGGCGTGCTCTACAAGGCGACCGACCCGATCGACAACCACTTCCAGGGACCGCTCATCTCCAGGCTCAAGGTCATGAGCGAACTGGACATCTCGGAGCGGCGCATCCCGCAGGACGGCAGGTTCAAGGTGAGGATCGGCGCCAAGTCGATCGACTTCCGTGTTTCCATCATGCCCAGCGCCTTCGGCGAGGACGCCGTCATCCGTATCCTCGACAAGGAGAGCATCGCAAGCGACCTCCGGGGGCTCACCCTCGAGACCCTCGGCATGGCCTCCCACGAGATCAAGCGCTTCAGGAAGATGATCAAGGAGCCCTACGGCATGGTGCTCGTTACCGGCCCTACCGGCAGCGGCAAGACCACTACCCTCTACGGCGCGCTCACCGAGATCCATACCGGCCTCGAAAAGATCATCACCATCGAGGACCCGGTCGAGTATGTCCTTTCCGGCATCACGCAGATCCCGGTGAACGAGAAGAAGGGGCTCACCTTCGCCCGCGGCCTGCGCTCCGTTTTGCGCCACGACCCCGATAAGATCATGGTCGGTGAGATCCGCGATTCGGAGACGGCCCAGATCGCGGTGCAGTCCGCCCTCACCGGTCACCTCGTGTTCACCACTGTGCACGCGAACAACGTCTTCGACGTCATCGGCCGCTTCACCCACATGGGTATCGACCCCTATAACTTCGTCGCCTGTCTGAACTGCGTCATGGCGCAGCGCCTGGTCAGGAAGATCTGCCCGGCGTGCAAGAACGCCGTGGTGCACACTGACGATGAGCTGCGCGAGTCGGCCATCGATCCCGAGCGCACCCGCGGTCTTACCCTCTACGAGGCGCGTGGGTGCGACGACTGCAACGGAACCGGATACCGGGGACGTTCCGCCATCGTGGAGCTGCTGGACTTAAACGACGAGATCCGTGAGCTGATCATCTCGAAGGCGCCGGCCGCCGCGCTGAAAAAGGCCGCCAAGGCAGCCGGGACCATGTTTCTGAGGGAATCCGCGGTGGCCAAGGTGCTGGCCGGGGAGACGACCCTCAAAGAGATTAACCGTGTCACCTTTGTGGAGTAG
- the pilM gene encoding type IV pilus biogenesis protein PilM — MSSKSLGLELSPAGFSFALASGGKLPRVEAGISLPFAPGMLTLSRREPNITDAKGFVAQLKEAHLRLLTRERAVNVSLPDAVGRVVLLELEARFRSREEGLDVIRWKLKKSLPFDVGSVQLDYQILEEKENGAVSLLVSLISRPVVTQYEELLVEAGLEPKLIDFTSFNLYRLFTPRLDLAEDGAFVSYYEGTMTVLIFNGGVLNFYRSKDAAGEVQHLFREVNSSFLVYGDQFPGQAVSEVFCMASPGDAESFRALVAEASGMEPVLLDLERMVRQGATLGLDRPGMHALAGALGAALRSL; from the coding sequence ATGTCCAGCAAAAGTCTCGGGCTTGAGCTCTCCCCCGCCGGGTTCAGCTTTGCTCTTGCGAGCGGTGGGAAACTCCCCCGCGTGGAGGCGGGGATCTCCCTGCCGTTTGCGCCGGGGATGCTGACCCTGTCCCGCCGCGAGCCCAACATCACCGACGCCAAGGGGTTCGTGGCCCAGTTGAAAGAGGCCCACCTGCGCCTGCTCACCAGGGAGCGCGCCGTGAACGTCTCACTCCCCGACGCCGTCGGCCGCGTGGTGCTCCTTGAACTTGAGGCGCGCTTCAGGAGCCGCGAGGAGGGACTGGACGTGATCCGCTGGAAGCTCAAAAAGAGCCTCCCTTTCGACGTCGGCTCAGTCCAGCTTGACTACCAGATTCTGGAGGAGAAGGAGAACGGCGCCGTTTCTCTCCTGGTCTCCCTGATCTCGCGTCCGGTGGTGACCCAGTACGAGGAGCTGCTCGTGGAAGCGGGGCTCGAGCCCAAGCTGATCGACTTCACCTCCTTCAACCTCTACCGTCTCTTTACCCCGCGCCTGGACCTCGCCGAAGACGGTGCCTTCGTTTCCTACTACGAAGGGACCATGACGGTGCTGATCTTCAACGGCGGCGTGCTGAACTTCTACCGCAGCAAGGACGCGGCCGGGGAGGTGCAGCACCTGTTTCGCGAGGTGAACAGCTCTTTCCTGGTTTACGGGGACCAATTCCCCGGACAGGCGGTGAGCGAGGTCTTCTGCATGGCATCCCCAGGGGATGCCGAGTCCTTCCGTGCGCTCGTCGCGGAAGCGAGCGGCATGGAGCCGGTACTGCTCGACCTGGAGCGCATGGTGCGCCAGGGTGCGACCCTTGGGCTGGACCGCCCCGGCATGCACGCGCTGGCCGGCGCCCTCGGCGCCGCGCTTAGGAGCCTTTAA
- a CDS encoding PilN domain-containing protein — protein sequence MRLTINLATRRYVNKRQLNAVLAVCFAVAALLLVYLVREVATNQAEINRLKGQMAAASRGPAGAPPIPAAQMGELDAKIAFANTLIDRKTVNWVGLLDKLEQVVPAGVMVTLVDPSEQTGAAEKVKETKGTQAIKVSGVALSFAHLRALLESMERTPGFSDVLLLNQGELKVDDSQRGYTFSISCKVSY from the coding sequence ATGAGACTCACCATCAACCTCGCCACCAGGCGCTACGTCAACAAGCGCCAGCTGAACGCGGTGCTGGCAGTCTGCTTCGCGGTCGCCGCGCTGCTGCTCGTCTACCTCGTGCGTGAGGTCGCCACCAACCAAGCGGAGATCAACAGGCTCAAGGGACAGATGGCCGCGGCGAGCCGCGGGCCTGCGGGTGCTCCCCCCATCCCGGCGGCGCAGATGGGCGAGCTCGATGCAAAAATCGCCTTCGCCAACACCTTGATCGATCGCAAGACCGTGAACTGGGTGGGGCTTTTGGACAAGCTGGAGCAGGTGGTGCCTGCCGGGGTCATGGTGACCCTGGTCGATCCGTCCGAGCAAACGGGAGCGGCAGAGAAAGTGAAAGAAACGAAGGGGACGCAGGCGATCAAGGTCTCCGGCGTCGCCCTTAGCTTCGCGCACCTTCGCGCGCTGCTGGAGAGCATGGAGCGGACGCCCGGCTTTTCCGACGTCCTTCTTTTGAACCAGGGCGAGTTGAAGGTGGACGACTCCCAGCGCGGTTACACCTTTTCCATTTCCTGCAAGGTCAGCTACTGA
- the pilO gene encoding type 4a pilus biogenesis protein PilO codes for MNFQTILDMIAARRNAFAFLAFLLLIAGGVEAYLATSQRPELAKRQQEWFAKRDALARGETEADATRYQRGMHDLEQFQKLLIPKRDFAAALTRIYETASRNSLSLQGISYKPGKTVKGTQVLPYVVSFQVSGKYGAVKKFLAEMGQFPDMVTVDSMSIGNPKVTQEKVDLKLQTTVYLLTEGA; via the coding sequence ATGAACTTCCAGACGATACTCGACATGATTGCCGCACGGCGCAACGCGTTTGCCTTTCTGGCGTTTCTGCTGCTGATCGCCGGAGGGGTCGAGGCCTACCTCGCCACCTCCCAAAGGCCGGAACTTGCCAAGCGTCAGCAGGAGTGGTTCGCCAAGCGCGACGCCCTCGCCCGCGGGGAGACCGAAGCCGATGCCACACGGTACCAGCGCGGCATGCACGACCTGGAGCAGTTCCAAAAGCTCCTTATACCGAAACGCGATTTTGCTGCCGCCTTGACTCGAATTTACGAGACCGCCAGCCGCAACTCCCTGTCACTGCAAGGCATTTCCTACAAGCCGGGAAAGACGGTCAAGGGGACGCAGGTACTGCCATACGTCGTCTCCTTTCAGGTGAGCGGGAAGTACGGAGCGGTCAAAAAGTTCCTTGCTGAGATGGGGCAGTTTCCGGATATGGTGACGGTGGACAGCATGTCGATCGGCAACCCGAAGGTCACCCAGGAAAAGGTCGATTTGAAGCTCCAGACTACGGTCTATCTGCTTACGGAGGGGGCATGA
- a CDS encoding type II secretion system protein PulP, whose amino-acid sequence MNRQKLALFLLLIALIGAVAYAFLRSPRQQEAVVLKNRPGAKATAIRKEPGAQKTAPVPAGVVRLDLLHGNIAGAGAYRRNIFAPLFREAVKPGTLKLPPPPPPPQKLPPPPPPVATPVPPPPPPPPTQAQMDETELAKIVFLGFLKKGGERTVFLSKGGAIFVVKKGGQVGPKFRVADITDDAITIKSVDSDRQMVIPLVENRSLSTRRK is encoded by the coding sequence ATGAACCGCCAGAAACTTGCGCTTTTCCTTCTGTTGATAGCCCTGATCGGTGCCGTGGCCTACGCTTTCCTACGTTCTCCTAGGCAGCAAGAAGCCGTCGTCCTCAAGAACCGGCCCGGGGCAAAGGCCACCGCGATACGCAAGGAGCCGGGGGCGCAGAAAACGGCGCCGGTTCCTGCCGGAGTGGTGCGTCTGGACCTGTTGCATGGAAACATCGCCGGGGCCGGCGCTTACCGGCGCAACATCTTCGCCCCGCTTTTCAGGGAAGCGGTAAAGCCCGGGACGCTCAAACTCCCGCCGCCACCGCCGCCGCCCCAGAAACTACCTCCGCCGCCTCCCCCGGTTGCCACGCCGGTGCCGCCGCCACCGCCGCCGCCACCGACACAGGCGCAAATGGACGAGACGGAACTTGCGAAGATCGTCTTTCTTGGGTTCCTCAAGAAGGGGGGGGAACGTACCGTGTTTCTCTCCAAAGGGGGGGCGATCTTCGTGGTCAAGAAGGGGGGGCAGGTTGGCCCCAAATTCAGGGTCGCCGACATTACCGATGACGCCATCACGATAAAATCGGTCGATTCCGACCGGCAGATGGTGATACCGCTGGTAGAGAACAGGTCGCTCAGCACGCGCCGCAAGTAA